One part of the Lotus japonicus ecotype B-129 chromosome 2, LjGifu_v1.2 genome encodes these proteins:
- the LOC130738585 gene encoding kunitz-type elastase inhibitor BrEI-like: MKLGTMFQILPLCFLSLLVLNTQPLLADEPEPAVVDMQGNPLLPGVQYYVRPVSAEKGGLALGHTRKKTCPLDIILDPSSIIGSPTVFHTSSSSDVGYIPISTDLTVEMPILGSPCKEPKVWRLAKVGSDFWFVSTQGVPGNLVSKFKIVRFEERDNHANEGEIYSFSFCPSVYGVICAPVGIYVDDDGTQVMAVGAGVGKPYHVRFQKVSSAYLELKNQDFSGV; the protein is encoded by the coding sequence aaatccttccaCTGTGTTTCCTTTCTCTTTTAGTCCTCAACACACAGCCACTGCTAGCAGATGAACCAGAGCCAGCAGTGGTTGATATGCAAGGGAATCCTCTACTCCCCGGAGTGCAGTACTACGTTAGGCCGGTTTCCGCCGAGAAAGGAGGCCTCGCTCTCGGCCACACAAGGAAAAAGACATGCCCTCTTGATATCATCCTCGACCCTTCTTCCATTATTGGCTCACCAACCGTGTTCCACACATCATCCTCATCAGACGTTGGCTACATCCCAATAAGCACTGATCTCACTGTTGAGATGCCGATATTAGGGAGCCCCTGCAAGGAGCCAAAAGTGTGGAGGCTCGCGAAGGTAGGATCAGATTTCTGGTTTGTGAGCACTCAGGGTGTCCCAGGGAACCTTGTTAGCAAGTTCAAGATTGTGAGATTTGAAGAAAGAGATAATCATGCCAATGAAGGTGAGATCTATAGCTTCAGTTTCTGCCCCTCTGTATATGGTGTTATTTGTGCTCCTGTGGGGATCTATGTAGATGATGATGGAACCCAAGTTATGGCTGTTGGTGCTGGTGTTGGTAAGCCATACCATGTGAGGTTTCAAAAGGTTTCTTCCGCATACCTTGAGTTGAAGAACCAAGATTTTAGCGGTGTGTAA
- the LOC130736749 gene encoding uncharacterized protein LOC130736749 — MILLSYNVRGLGSNVKLRAIRELVHQEKVGMLLVHESKLEEVDIRVCRSLWGSDDCEWLFKASDNRAGGIICIWQRGKFQLHNSLVGDGFVALLGYWENQPSICGIINVYAPCNSVGKQKLWDDLEELINNTGISCFCIAGDFNVVSSPAERIGAVNNDMYEHRETIDFNSFISNLQLIEPPLAGKKFTWHRANGQAASRLDRFLLSSDWCSCCPNSNQVVLNRSFFDHCPVLYRGVNVNWGLKPFKVLNCWFSDHRFKDFVTREWASFLLRVLEVMY; from the coding sequence ATGATTCTGCTATCTTATAATGTGAGGGGTTTAGGTAGCAATGTAAAGCTACGGGCTATAAGGGAGTTGGTGCACCAAGAAAAGGTTGGCATGCTACTTGTACATGAATCAAAGCTAGAAGAAGTTGATATCAGGGTCTGTAGATCTTTATGGGGGAGTGATGACTGTGAGTGGCTTTTCAAAGCGTCTGATAATCGAGCTGGTGGTATTATTTGTATTTGGCAGAGAGGTAAATTCCAGTTGCATAATAGTCTAGTTGGGGATGGTTTCGTAGCACTATTGGGATACTGGGAGAATCAACCTTCAATTTGTGGTATTATTAACGTCTATGCTCCTTGCAACTCAGTGGGAAAACAAAAATTATGGGATGAtttggaagaactcatcaaTAACACAGGAATCTCTTGTTTTTGCATAGCGGGAGACTTTAACGTTGTTTCTAGTCCTGCTGAGCGGATTGGGGCTGTGAATAATGATATGTACGAGCACAGGGAGACTATTGATTTTAACTCTTTTATCTCAAATCTACAGCTGATTGAACCCCCTTTGGCTGGGAAAAAATTCACTTGGCACAGAGCAAACGGGCAGGCTGCTAGCAGACTGGATAGATTTCTCCTTTCTAGTGATTGGTGTTCGTGTTGCCCAAACAGCAACCAGGTAGTTCTGAACAGATCCTTCTTCGACCATTGTCCTGTTCTATATCGAGGTGTAAATGTGAACTGGGGTCTGAAACCCTTCAAGGTATTAAATTGCTGGTTTTCCGACCATCGTTTTAAAGATTTTGTGACTAGGGAATGGGCCAGCTTTCTTTTGAGGGTTCTGGAGGTTATGTATTAA